A single window of Gossypium hirsutum isolate 1008001.06 chromosome A10, Gossypium_hirsutum_v2.1, whole genome shotgun sequence DNA harbors:
- the LOC107897330 gene encoding psbP domain-containing protein 2, chloroplastic: MMLSFIPENSCLLFTKMDSQICVPISNQSPYCYHFHRSSPKFPCFVPKALRPHSLENNKNLNKATLLFPLSLTKRALNSSALLLIFYGFFPHNSKAFSDKDLDLERYTDFEQGFTLLRPSSWNKVEKAGATVLFEEANVGSNNVGVVVSPVRLNSLGEFGTPQFVADKLIQAEKRKESTKDAEVIGVAKRPGQGGLQVYEFEYKVHSSRGGMKRILSAAFVASKKLYLLNIAHSDKPESPLDTHTRAVLEEILHSFDALPST, from the exons ATGATGTTAAGTTTTATCCCGGAAAATAGCTGCTTGCTGTTCACCAAAATGGATTCCCAAATTTGCGTCCCTATCTCAAACCAAAGCCCCTACTGCTACCATTTCCATCGTTCCTCTCCAAAGTTCCCTTGTTTCGTACCCAAAGCTCTCAGACCCCATTCTCTTGAAAACAACAAAAATCTCAACAAAGCCACCTTGCTATTTCCACTTTCCCTCACGAAGAGAGCCCTCAATTCCTCAGCCCTCCTCCTTATCTTTTATGGGTTTTTCCCTCACAATTCCAAAGCTTTCTCTGACAAAGATTTGGACCTCGAAAGGTACACAGATTTTGAGCAGGGTTTCACCCTTCTCAGGCCTTCTTCTTGGAACAAG GTTGAGAAAGCAGGGGCAACTGTTTTGTTTGAGGAGGCAAACGTGGGAAGTAACAATGTTGGGGTAGTTGTGAGCCCAGTTCGTTTAAACAGCCTTGGAGAATTTGGTACTCCCCAATTTGTAGCTGATAAGCTTATACAGGCTGAAAAACGCAAG GAAAGCACAAAGGATGCTGAGGTAATTGGAGTTGCCAAGAGACCTGGTCAAGGAGGCTTACAAGTGTACGAGTTTGAGTACAAAGTGCATAGCAGCAGGGGAGGAATGAAGAGGATCCTTTCAGCAGCTTTTGTGGCATCAAAGAAGCTCTACCTTCTTAATATAGCTCATTCAGACAAACCTGAAAGCCCTCTGGATACCCATACAAGAGCCGTATTAGAAGAAATTCTCCACTCTTTTGATGCTTTACCTTCTACATAG